A portion of the Krasilnikovia cinnamomea genome contains these proteins:
- a CDS encoding thioesterase domain-containing protein has protein sequence MTFGTTGPVSAFALPAVGGTVHEYAALAHGLDGCCRVRGIEAGGLHRGAAPLGSLDEIVARNVDLVRLAQPDGPYRLIGWSTGGIVAYETARRLEAAGAEVALVVLVDAPFRVARWRPDPTDDLAGLFVGEVLRGLGRPARSLPKLSAAQQLTLLADDLAGCPARPGTLLGDLERWYAVFVAQAAALSGYRAEGSLAAPAMVISAHGSQDWAPYWRGRFRGGVRELSTTAGHYGCLHLPAVTAAAAAISEMVR, from the coding sequence GTGACCTTCGGAACCACCGGGCCGGTCTCCGCGTTCGCGCTGCCCGCCGTGGGCGGCACGGTGCACGAGTACGCGGCGCTGGCGCACGGCCTCGACGGGTGCTGCCGGGTCCGGGGCATCGAGGCGGGCGGCCTGCACCGGGGGGCGGCGCCGCTGGGTTCCCTGGACGAGATCGTCGCCCGCAACGTCGACCTTGTCCGGCTGGCCCAGCCGGACGGCCCGTACCGGTTGATCGGCTGGTCGACCGGCGGGATCGTCGCGTACGAGACGGCCCGGCGGTTGGAGGCCGCGGGCGCCGAGGTCGCGCTGGTGGTGCTGGTCGACGCGCCGTTCCGGGTCGCCCGGTGGCGGCCTGACCCGACGGACGATCTCGCGGGCCTGTTCGTCGGCGAGGTCCTGCGCGGGCTGGGCCGTCCCGCCCGCAGCCTGCCGAAGCTGTCGGCGGCGCAGCAGCTGACGTTGCTGGCGGACGATCTCGCCGGTTGCCCCGCGCGGCCCGGCACCCTGCTCGGCGACCTCGAACGCTGGTACGCCGTCTTCGTCGCCCAGGCCGCCGCGCTCTCCGGATACCGGGCGGAGGGCAGTCTCGCGGCGCCCGCGATGGTGATCTCGGCGCACGGCTCGCAGGACTGGGCGCCGTACTGGCGGGGACGGTTCCGCGGTGGCGTCCGCGAGCTGTCCACGACCGCCGGGCACTACGGCTGCCTGCACCTGCCCGCGGTGACCGCGGCCGCGGCGGCGATAAGTGAGATGGTGCGGTGA
- a CDS encoding AfsR/SARP family transcriptional regulator has protein sequence MPLGSIKQRVVLGALALHANRPIGREQLIAAVWGADAPTYAVNLLQKHVSGLRQVLDPIRSARSRSQVLSWTDAGYLLSIPHDFLDLERFDRGVTAARAARAAGDLATAAERLHNALGLWRGPLLDGLTSPLVDAERDRLAERHIVAVEERIEIDLALGDDQDLVAELRRLVAAHPLRERLRGLLMRALYRDGRQAEALAAFHEAREHLLSELGIDPTPELQHLHQRILSGDAEVPRAAPAAAHTATATSPAPAPGPAQLPHGLAHFTGRTAELDQLTELAGSDQSVMIAAITGTAGVGKTSLALQWAHRVAPDFPDGQLYVNLRGFDPHGSPMEPGEVLRGFLEAFGVAAQQIPAGLADRAASFRSLLAGRRVLVVLDNARDTEQVLPLLPGTPGSAAVVTSRRRLSALVAAGAVPVTLDLLTANEAALLLARRFGAERAAAEPQAVTELVTMCARLPLALAIVAARAAAFPHHRLAALAAELREATGGLDAFMGENESSDARAVLSWSYQQLSDDAARLFRLLGLHPGPEITYPAAASLAGVPVRRVRRLLTELSGAHLLEERAPGRFTFHDLLRAYAAEQAEDLDPQPERGAATHRVLDHYLHSARAADRLLYAYREQVAVDPPDPAATVLTFADADAALSWFAAEQAVLVEAIAHATELGFPEYASRLTWTITAFLNYQGKWDAWETCLRAALTACARTGDLAGAALAHRLLSLALLQQGALDAAAEHTQRSLELFDRLGDLVNSARLHLDLGRIADRQGEPGAALERARLALGLFREAGDRSGEADALNWIGRYSANLGNYADALRYCRESLALHGEADDYPGQADTWDTLGFASHQLGDYAEATTCYERALALWRRLGDRYEVATTLLRLGDTRQAAGDAAAAGALWREAGGILDDLGHPQAAQLRDRLTGEIPTRPIPER, from the coding sequence GTGCCTCTCGGATCGATCAAACAACGGGTGGTGCTCGGCGCGCTGGCGCTGCATGCGAACCGCCCCATCGGCCGTGAGCAGCTCATTGCCGCGGTCTGGGGTGCCGACGCCCCGACGTACGCGGTCAATTTGTTGCAGAAACACGTATCCGGCCTGCGTCAGGTGCTCGACCCGATCCGCTCGGCGCGATCTCGTTCGCAGGTTCTTTCCTGGACGGATGCTGGATATCTGCTGTCCATTCCCCACGACTTCCTTGATCTGGAACGCTTCGACCGGGGCGTCACCGCGGCCCGGGCGGCGCGCGCGGCCGGTGATCTGGCGACCGCGGCCGAGCGCCTGCACAACGCGCTCGGACTCTGGCGCGGCCCGTTGCTGGACGGCCTGACCAGCCCACTGGTCGACGCCGAACGCGACCGGCTGGCCGAGCGGCACATCGTCGCGGTCGAGGAGCGCATCGAGATCGACCTGGCCCTCGGCGACGACCAGGATCTCGTGGCGGAGTTGCGCCGGCTGGTGGCCGCCCATCCGCTGCGGGAACGGTTGCGCGGCCTGCTCATGCGCGCGCTGTACCGCGACGGGCGGCAGGCCGAGGCGCTGGCCGCGTTCCACGAGGCGCGCGAGCACCTGCTGTCCGAGCTGGGCATCGACCCCACGCCGGAGCTGCAGCACCTGCACCAGCGGATTCTCAGCGGCGACGCCGAGGTGCCCCGGGCCGCACCGGCCGCCGCGCACACCGCCACGGCCACCTCACCGGCGCCCGCACCCGGCCCCGCCCAGCTGCCCCACGGCCTGGCCCACTTCACCGGCCGTACGGCCGAACTGGACCAGCTCACCGAGCTGGCCGGCAGCGACCAGAGCGTGATGATCGCGGCGATCACCGGCACCGCGGGGGTCGGCAAGACCTCACTGGCGCTGCAGTGGGCGCACCGGGTGGCCCCCGACTTCCCGGACGGCCAGCTCTACGTCAACCTGCGCGGCTTCGACCCGCACGGCAGCCCGATGGAGCCGGGGGAGGTGCTGCGCGGTTTCCTGGAGGCGTTCGGGGTGGCCGCCCAGCAGATCCCGGCCGGGCTGGCCGACCGCGCGGCCAGCTTCCGCAGCCTGCTGGCCGGGCGCCGGGTGCTGGTGGTGCTCGACAACGCCCGCGACACCGAGCAGGTGCTGCCGCTGCTGCCCGGCACCCCGGGCAGCGCGGCGGTGGTGACCAGCCGCCGCCGCCTGTCCGCGCTGGTGGCGGCGGGCGCGGTCCCGGTGACCCTGGACCTGCTCACCGCGAACGAGGCCGCGCTGCTGCTGGCCCGCCGGTTCGGCGCCGAGCGGGCGGCCGCCGAACCGCAGGCGGTGACCGAGCTGGTCACCATGTGCGCCCGGCTGCCGCTGGCGCTGGCGATCGTCGCGGCCCGCGCCGCCGCGTTCCCGCATCACCGCCTCGCCGCCCTGGCCGCCGAGCTGCGGGAGGCGACCGGCGGGCTGGACGCGTTCATGGGCGAGAACGAGAGCAGCGACGCCCGGGCCGTGCTCTCGTGGTCGTACCAGCAGCTCAGCGACGACGCGGCCCGGCTGTTCCGGCTGCTCGGCCTGCACCCCGGCCCGGAGATCACCTACCCGGCGGCCGCCAGCCTCGCGGGAGTGCCGGTGCGGCGGGTGCGGCGGCTGCTCACCGAGCTGTCCGGGGCGCACCTGCTGGAGGAGCGGGCCCCGGGCCGGTTCACGTTCCACGACCTGCTCCGGGCGTACGCGGCGGAGCAGGCGGAGGACCTCGACCCGCAGCCGGAGCGCGGCGCCGCGACCCACCGCGTCCTCGACCACTATCTGCACAGCGCCCGTGCCGCGGACCGGCTGCTGTACGCCTACCGTGAGCAGGTCGCCGTCGATCCGCCCGATCCCGCGGCGACCGTCCTGACCTTCGCCGACGCCGACGCGGCGCTGTCCTGGTTCGCCGCCGAGCAGGCGGTGCTGGTGGAGGCGATCGCGCACGCCACCGAGCTCGGATTTCCCGAGTACGCCAGCCGTCTCACCTGGACCATCACCGCGTTCCTCAACTACCAGGGCAAGTGGGACGCGTGGGAAACCTGCCTGCGGGCCGCGCTCACGGCGTGCGCCCGTACCGGCGACCTGGCCGGGGCGGCCCTGGCCCACCGCCTGCTCAGTCTGGCCCTGCTGCAGCAGGGCGCGCTCGACGCGGCCGCCGAACACACACAGCGGTCCCTCGAACTGTTCGACCGGTTGGGCGACCTGGTCAACAGCGCGCGGCTGCATCTGGACCTGGGCCGCATCGCGGATCGTCAGGGCGAGCCCGGTGCGGCGCTGGAGCGCGCCCGGCTCGCGCTGGGCCTGTTCCGGGAGGCCGGTGATCGCTCCGGCGAGGCGGATGCGCTGAACTGGATCGGCCGGTACTCCGCCAACCTCGGCAACTACGCCGACGCGCTGCGCTACTGCCGGGAGTCCCTGGCGCTGCACGGTGAGGCCGACGACTATCCCGGCCAGGCGGACACCTGGGACACCCTCGGCTTCGCCAGCCACCAGCTCGGCGACTACGCGGAGGCGACGACCTGCTACGAGCGGGCGCTCGCACTCTGGCGACGCCTCGGCGACCGGTACGAGGTGGCGACCACTCTGCTGCGGCTGGGGGACACCCGGCAAGCCGCCGGTGACGCCGCCGCGGCCGGGGCGCTGTGGCGCGAAGCCGGCGGGATCCTCGACGACCTCGGTCATCCGCAGGCCGCCCAATTGCGGGACCGGTTGACCGGAGAAATCCCCACCCGTCCCATTCCAGAAAGGTGA